A stretch of Caldanaerobius polysaccharolyticus DSM 13641 DNA encodes these proteins:
- a CDS encoding ABC transporter ATP-binding protein, translating to MPPLLTLNDLTKTFGGLSAVSNVNIQVHQGEIVGLIGPNGAGKTTVFNLITGVYIPTDGSLTLHGEVEVDLAKASPHEIARMGIARTFQNIRLFKDMTVLDNVLLAFHAHVSYSMWEAILRLPSFGRKEQELREKAVELLKVFNLDKKKDALAKNLPYGEQRRLEIARALALKPRLLLLDEPAAGMNPQESAELMELIKWMRKRFNLTVLLIEHDMSVVMGICERIYVLDYGKLIAEGTPDEIKNNPQVIKAYLGEE from the coding sequence ATGCCACCGCTACTGACGCTCAATGACTTGACCAAGACGTTTGGAGGTTTAAGCGCTGTATCCAATGTCAATATCCAGGTGCATCAGGGCGAGATCGTTGGTCTCATCGGCCCCAACGGCGCAGGTAAGACCACCGTATTCAACCTCATAACAGGGGTGTACATCCCCACAGATGGATCTCTTACGTTGCACGGCGAAGTGGAAGTAGATCTGGCCAAGGCATCACCTCATGAAATCGCCCGCATGGGCATAGCCAGGACCTTTCAGAATATAAGGCTTTTTAAGGATATGACGGTCCTTGACAATGTGCTTTTGGCATTTCACGCTCACGTGAGCTACAGCATGTGGGAGGCGATACTGCGCCTTCCTTCCTTTGGCAGAAAGGAACAGGAGTTAAGGGAAAAAGCTGTGGAATTGCTTAAGGTTTTTAACCTGGACAAGAAAAAAGATGCTTTGGCTAAAAATCTTCCTTACGGCGAACAGCGCCGGCTGGAAATAGCCCGCGCCCTGGCGCTTAAACCCAGGTTGTTGCTTCTGGATGAACCTGCGGCAGGTATGAACCCACAGGAGTCTGCAGAGCTGATGGAGCTTATAAAGTGGATGAGAAAGAGGTTTAACCTGACGGTCCTCCTCATAGAACACGATATGTCCGTGGTGATGGGGATTTGCGAGAGGATATACGTGCTGGATTACGGCAAACTTATTGCTGAAGGCACTCCTGATGAGATAAAGAACAATCCTCAGGTCATAAAGGCCTATCTGGGAGAGGAGTAG
- a CDS encoding branched-chain amino acid ABC transporter permease, with the protein MSADRKRFLLNAVVLALIYAVVEVLIYAGIINEYLQLNIFLLAINVILAVSLNLITGFTGQFSLGHAGFMAIGAYVSAVLTLKLNLPFPVAIIAAALAAGLVGVLVGIPTLRLRGDYLAIATLGLSEIIRIIALNVDYIGGASGLPDIPRYTNWTWIFFITVATVVVIRNFIDSSYGRACIAIREDEIAAESAGINIAYYKILAFTIGALFAGIAGALYANYFYMLKPNSFGFMKSIDILVMVVFGGMGSITGSILGAAVLTLLSMYLQNFPEIRMILYALMLLIIMLYRPQGLMGNKELSWKVFKRGDKDATATDAQ; encoded by the coding sequence ATGAGCGCAGATAGGAAGAGATTTTTGTTAAACGCAGTAGTTCTGGCGCTTATCTACGCGGTGGTTGAAGTCTTGATATATGCGGGTATAATAAACGAGTACTTGCAGCTAAATATATTTTTGCTGGCTATAAACGTTATACTGGCGGTGAGTTTGAACCTCATCACGGGATTTACAGGGCAGTTTTCCCTGGGCCACGCGGGCTTTATGGCCATAGGCGCTTATGTCTCAGCTGTTCTGACGCTGAAGCTCAACTTGCCTTTCCCTGTGGCGATTATCGCTGCGGCTTTGGCGGCAGGATTGGTAGGTGTGCTGGTGGGCATTCCCACACTGAGGTTAAGGGGTGATTATCTGGCTATTGCCACATTGGGTTTGAGCGAGATAATACGTATTATCGCCCTTAATGTCGATTACATCGGAGGCGCCAGCGGATTACCCGATATACCCAGGTATACCAACTGGACATGGATATTCTTTATAACCGTGGCCACAGTAGTAGTAATCCGCAACTTTATAGACTCCTCTTACGGGAGGGCGTGTATAGCTATAAGGGAAGATGAAATCGCTGCAGAATCGGCGGGAATAAATATAGCGTATTACAAAATATTGGCATTCACCATAGGGGCTCTTTTTGCAGGCATAGCGGGAGCTCTTTACGCCAATTATTTCTATATGTTAAAGCCCAATTCTTTCGGTTTTATGAAGTCCATCGATATACTGGTCATGGTGGTATTTGGCGGCATGGGGAGCATAACGGGCTCTATACTGGGGGCAGCGGTTCTCACACTTTTGTCCATGTATCTGCAGAATTTTCCGGAAATTCGCATGATACTTTACGCGCTGATGTTGCTGATTATCATGTTGTACAGGCCACAGGGGCTTATGGGAAATAAGGAGCTTTCGTGGAAAGTGTTTAAGAGAGGTGATAAAGATGCCACCGCTACTGACGCTCAATGA
- a CDS encoding branched-chain amino acid ABC transporter permease, whose amino-acid sequence MGVFIQQLLNGIFLGSIYSLLALGYTMIYGIINLINFAHGDVYMIGAYVGFVAVTTFHLGFVPALILSMVICALLGIGIEKVAYKPLRNSTRIALLITAIGVSLLLEYVTMYVAGPDTRTFPNVLPERQYAFLNGQVSLSNMQLYMFAISVVLMVLLQFVVHRTKIGKAMRAVSIDKDAAQLMGINVDNTISATFALGSALAGAAGVLVGLYYNSIDPLMGIMPGLKAFIAAVFGGIGSIPGAMVGGLLLGMIETLVSGYINSNFRDAVAFVILILILLIKPSGLLGKNTVEKV is encoded by the coding sequence ATGGGGGTTTTTATACAGCAGCTGTTAAACGGTATTTTTCTAGGAAGCATTTACTCCCTTCTGGCGCTGGGCTATACTATGATCTATGGAATCATAAACCTTATCAACTTTGCCCATGGGGATGTGTACATGATAGGCGCTTACGTAGGGTTTGTGGCTGTTACCACATTTCATCTGGGATTTGTACCTGCGCTTATCCTTTCTATGGTAATATGCGCTTTACTGGGGATAGGGATTGAAAAAGTAGCTTATAAGCCCTTGAGAAACTCTACCAGGATAGCTTTGCTTATCACGGCCATAGGGGTGTCCCTGCTTCTTGAGTACGTTACCATGTACGTTGCAGGGCCTGATACCAGAACGTTTCCCAACGTACTGCCAGAGAGGCAGTATGCCTTTTTAAACGGCCAGGTGAGTTTGAGCAATATGCAGCTTTATATGTTTGCTATATCGGTAGTGTTGATGGTATTGCTTCAGTTTGTAGTGCATAGAACCAAGATAGGCAAAGCCATGAGGGCAGTATCTATAGATAAAGATGCGGCGCAGCTTATGGGGATAAACGTGGATAACACCATATCTGCTACTTTTGCTTTAGGCTCGGCTTTGGCTGGAGCTGCCGGCGTGCTGGTTGGTCTGTACTACAATTCCATAGACCCCCTTATGGGGATTATGCCTGGCTTAAAGGCGTTTATCGCGGCCGTGTTCGGTGGCATAGGGAGCATACCCGGTGCTATGGTGGGCGGCTTGCTTTTGGGAATGATTGAGACGCTGGTCAGCGGCTATATTAACTCTAATTTCAGGGATGCGGTTGCCTTTGTCATTCTCATCTTAATACTGCTTATAAAGCCGTCGGGCTTGTTGGGCAAAAATACAGTGGAGAAGGTGTAA